Proteins encoded within one genomic window of Actinomycetota bacterium:
- the argC gene encoding N-acetyl-gamma-glutamyl-phosphate reductase — MAHRVGIVGASGYGGAELLRLLDAHPAIEVVAVAAHRQAGTPIRDLFPNLDTDAVFDAVDLDQLAALDLVILATPHGVSIELAGKLHTAATRLIDLSGAFRLSSDDFHDWYGEPHPHPDLTPAVYGLTEWARDAISTAELVANPGCYPTAALLGLLPLGELVEPGTIVVDAKSGTSGAGRGLRDDLHFTHLHGDFTAYGAPHHRHTVEIEHWFGRLAGVPSGPVSFTPHLVPMARGELATCYATVRDRVGADDVHGALADRYRDEPFVRVLDPGTFPHTKAVAGSNGCQVSATFDARTRRVLVVAAVDNLGKGAAGQALHNANLMLGLDETLGLTAVGLYP, encoded by the coding sequence GTGGCACACCGGGTCGGCATCGTCGGCGCCTCCGGCTACGGCGGCGCCGAGCTGCTGCGTCTGCTCGACGCACACCCCGCCATCGAGGTCGTGGCCGTCGCCGCCCACCGTCAGGCCGGCACCCCGATCCGTGACCTGTTCCCCAACCTCGACACCGACGCCGTCTTCGACGCGGTGGACCTCGACCAGCTCGCGGCCCTCGACCTGGTGATCCTGGCCACCCCCCACGGCGTGTCGATCGAGCTCGCAGGCAAGCTGCACACCGCCGCCACGCGGCTGATCGACCTGTCCGGCGCGTTCCGCCTCTCCTCGGACGACTTCCACGACTGGTACGGCGAGCCCCATCCGCACCCCGACCTCACCCCCGCGGTGTACGGACTGACCGAGTGGGCCCGCGACGCGATCTCCACAGCGGAGCTGGTGGCCAACCCGGGGTGCTACCCGACCGCGGCGCTGCTGGGGCTGCTGCCGTTGGGCGAGCTCGTCGAGCCCGGAACCATCGTGGTCGACGCCAAGTCGGGCACGTCGGGGGCGGGCCGCGGGCTGCGAGACGACCTGCACTTCACGCACCTGCACGGCGACTTCACCGCCTACGGCGCCCCGCACCACCGCCACACCGTCGAGATCGAGCACTGGTTCGGCCGGCTCGCCGGTGTGCCCAGCGGGCCGGTGTCGTTCACCCCGCACCTGGTACCCATGGCCCGAGGCGAGCTCGCCACCTGTTACGCCACCGTCCGCGATCGCGTGGGTGCCGACGACGTCCACGGGGCGCTGGCTGATCGGTACCGCGACGAGCCGTTCGTCCGGGTCCTGGATCCGGGGACGTTCCCCCACACCAAGGCGGTGGCCGGTTCCAACGGTTGCCAGGTGTCGGCGACGTTCGACGCGCGGACCCGCCGTGTCCTGGTCGTCGCCGCGGTCGACAACCTGGGGAAGGGTGCCGCCGGGCAGGCCTTGCACAACGCCAACCTCATGCTGGGACTGGACGAGACGCTCGGACTCACCGCCGTGGGGCTGTACCCGTGA
- a CDS encoding cation:proton antiporter translates to MGFEEAYRGLESYDLLLIVAGIAVLAAAVLPRVLHDKPFTLPMTLVGIGLVAFWLPLGLDTPDPIGAGNVTERLTELGVIVSLMTAGLTIDRAPGLREWSSTWRLLGVTMPLTIVVAALLGWAVAGLVPATAMLFGAAISPTDPVMGKDVEVGAPGEGAEDAETEEHDLTGPGEEDEVRFALTSEAGLNDGLAFPYTNMAIAMAIAGAAPGNWIGTWLVVDVAFKLTVSVLLGIGLGRILARTLLSLPAQTDVAKTVTGLGALAATLVVYGLTEYVGGYGFIATFIAAATIRSTDRWNELHEHLQTFAEQAERLFMAAILVLFGGAIARGLFVPLDGRLIVVAVLIVLVVRPLAGGVGLIGFDRAPWRDRAAISFFGIRGIATFYYLSHGLEEAEFAQKEEIWAVAGLAVLLSIVIHGLSAAPTLEALDRRREAT, encoded by the coding sequence ATGGGTTTCGAAGAGGCGTACCGGGGGCTCGAGAGCTACGACCTCCTCCTCATCGTCGCGGGGATCGCGGTGCTGGCTGCCGCCGTCCTGCCGCGGGTGCTGCACGACAAGCCGTTCACCCTGCCGATGACGCTGGTCGGGATCGGCCTCGTCGCGTTCTGGCTCCCTCTCGGACTGGACACCCCCGACCCGATCGGGGCGGGCAACGTGACAGAACGCCTCACGGAGCTGGGGGTGATCGTCTCGCTGATGACCGCGGGGCTGACCATCGATCGAGCGCCGGGGCTCCGCGAGTGGTCCTCGACCTGGCGGCTGCTGGGCGTCACCATGCCGCTCACGATCGTGGTGGCCGCCCTGCTCGGGTGGGCCGTCGCCGGGCTGGTCCCCGCGACAGCGATGCTGTTCGGAGCGGCGATCTCACCGACCGATCCCGTGATGGGCAAGGACGTGGAGGTCGGCGCCCCGGGCGAGGGAGCCGAGGACGCGGAGACCGAGGAGCACGACCTCACCGGACCCGGGGAGGAGGACGAGGTCCGGTTCGCGCTGACGTCCGAGGCGGGGCTGAACGACGGGCTGGCGTTCCCCTACACCAACATGGCCATCGCCATGGCGATCGCCGGTGCAGCACCCGGCAACTGGATCGGGACGTGGCTGGTGGTCGACGTCGCCTTCAAGCTCACCGTCTCGGTGCTCTTGGGCATCGGCCTGGGCAGGATCCTGGCCCGCACGCTCCTCAGCCTGCCGGCGCAGACGGACGTCGCGAAGACGGTCACCGGGCTCGGCGCGCTCGCTGCAACGCTGGTCGTGTACGGGTTGACCGAGTACGTCGGCGGCTACGGGTTCATCGCGACGTTCATCGCGGCGGCGACGATCCGCTCGACCGACCGCTGGAACGAGTTGCACGAGCACCTCCAGACGTTCGCCGAGCAGGCGGAGCGCCTGTTCATGGCCGCGATCCTCGTGCTGTTCGGCGGCGCGATCGCGCGCGGCCTGTTCGTCCCCCTCGACGGGAGGCTGATCGTCGTTGCCGTCCTGATCGTGCTGGTCGTGCGTCCGCTCGCCGGCGGCGTCGGGCTGATCGGTTTCGACCGCGCCCCCTGGCGTGACCGCGCTGCGATCAGCTTCTTCGGGATCCGCGGGATCGCGACGTTCTACTACCTGTCGCACGGGCTGGAGGAGGCGGAGTTCGCGCAGAAGGAGGAGATCTGGGCCGTCGCGGGACTGGCGGTCCTGCTGTCGATCGTCATCCACGGACTCAGTGCCGCTCCCACCCTCGAGGCCCTCGACCGTCGCCGCGAGGCCACGTAG
- a CDS encoding fused MFS/spermidine synthase — protein MMVVVLFAVASFVSAGLLFVVQPMVAKLVLPTFGGSPAVWNTAMLFFQTMLLAGYSYAHFSTRWLGLRRQTAVHVAALVAPLLVLPVALPVEAFPPDGVMPALWLVYVLAVMVGAPFLLVSTSAPLLQLWYSATDHPRADDPYFLYAAGNAGSLLALLAYPFLIEPTLSLPTQTRLWSAGYAIFVVLALACVATVHRRLAGASEPGAQSGGDVPSGVASVGWRRQLTWVVLAFLPSSLMLGVTHFVSTDIAAFPLLWVVPLSVYLLSFIVAFAQRRPRVALAAGRLLPAAAVAIAVTMVPGLEFPAGFEITLHLVFFTTVALVAHGRLADDRPPPAGLTHFYLLVSIGGALGGLFNGLLAPVAFDHVIEYPLVTAAAVVVLVGLQARGPRSAPVALGRRALEASAVFGAPWLLQQGVVRGGYVAAAVVVGLLLGARRAVWLVAERRPAAFAVGVSVVLATAMPVSTDALRTERTFFGVARVEVEGDQHVLVHGTTVHGSQDRRPGHVTVPQSYYHPTSPVGEVFAVYGQRPVADNVAILGLGTGALAGYGRAGQTFTFYEIDQAIVDIATDPTLFSYLSDTPADVEIVLGDGRSALADAPDHHYGIIVVDVFSSDAIPVHLVTAEAVQMYRSKLAPGGVLAFHTSNRHIDIERVVAGVAAHLGLTGVVRSDAGDPVRGRLNWVVLAESPQVLQPLAERSPRPGRDGGVAGLGDGPQSVSGGTWRPLTAEAGGAPVWTDAFSDVVRVVRWR, from the coding sequence ATGATGGTGGTGGTCCTGTTCGCGGTCGCTTCGTTCGTGAGCGCCGGGCTGCTGTTCGTGGTGCAGCCGATGGTCGCGAAGCTCGTTCTGCCGACGTTCGGCGGATCACCGGCGGTGTGGAACACCGCGATGCTGTTCTTCCAGACCATGCTGCTCGCCGGCTACAGCTACGCCCACTTCTCGACCCGGTGGCTGGGGCTCCGCCGCCAGACGGCGGTGCACGTCGCCGCACTCGTGGCTCCGCTGCTCGTCCTTCCGGTCGCGCTCCCGGTGGAGGCGTTCCCGCCGGACGGGGTCATGCCCGCCCTGTGGCTGGTCTACGTCCTGGCCGTCATGGTGGGAGCACCGTTCCTGCTGGTCAGCACGTCCGCTCCGTTGCTGCAGCTGTGGTACTCCGCGACCGACCATCCCCGAGCCGACGACCCCTATTTCTTGTACGCCGCCGGGAACGCCGGGAGCCTCCTGGCCCTCCTCGCCTACCCGTTCCTGATCGAGCCGACGCTGAGCCTGCCGACCCAGACCCGCTTGTGGTCGGCTGGGTACGCGATCTTCGTGGTGCTCGCGCTGGCGTGTGTGGCGACCGTGCACCGGCGTCTGGCGGGGGCATCCGAGCCGGGAGCGCAGTCGGGGGGCGACGTGCCCAGCGGCGTGGCATCTGTCGGTTGGCGCCGTCAGCTGACCTGGGTGGTGCTGGCGTTCCTCCCGTCGAGCCTCATGCTCGGTGTCACCCACTTCGTGTCCACGGACATCGCAGCGTTCCCTCTGCTGTGGGTGGTCCCCCTGTCCGTGTACTTGTTGAGCTTCATCGTCGCGTTCGCTCAGCGTCGCCCGCGCGTCGCACTCGCGGCTGGTCGCCTGCTACCGGCGGCAGCGGTGGCCATCGCTGTGACCATGGTCCCTGGGCTCGAGTTCCCAGCCGGCTTCGAGATCACCCTCCACCTGGTGTTCTTCACGACCGTGGCGCTGGTCGCGCACGGGCGATTAGCGGACGACCGCCCACCGCCGGCGGGGCTCACCCACTTCTACCTGCTGGTGTCCATCGGCGGGGCGCTCGGCGGGCTGTTCAACGGGTTGCTCGCCCCGGTCGCGTTCGACCACGTGATCGAGTACCCGCTGGTGACCGCGGCAGCGGTCGTGGTCCTGGTCGGCCTGCAGGCCCGTGGGCCGCGATCCGCCCCCGTGGCACTCGGGCGGCGCGCACTGGAGGCCTCCGCGGTGTTCGGCGCGCCGTGGTTGCTCCAGCAGGGGGTAGTGCGCGGCGGGTACGTGGCAGCGGCGGTGGTCGTCGGGTTGCTGCTGGGCGCCCGTCGCGCGGTGTGGCTGGTCGCCGAGCGGCGGCCGGCCGCGTTCGCGGTGGGCGTCTCGGTCGTGCTCGCCACCGCGATGCCGGTGAGCACCGATGCGCTGCGCACGGAGCGGACCTTCTTCGGCGTCGCACGCGTCGAGGTGGAAGGCGACCAGCACGTGCTCGTCCACGGCACGACCGTCCACGGGTCCCAGGACCGCCGCCCCGGGCATGTCACGGTCCCGCAGAGCTACTACCACCCCACCAGCCCCGTTGGTGAGGTGTTCGCGGTCTACGGTCAGCGGCCGGTCGCCGACAACGTCGCGATCCTGGGTCTGGGGACCGGGGCGCTGGCCGGGTACGGACGGGCCGGGCAGACGTTCACCTTCTACGAGATCGATCAGGCCATCGTCGACATCGCCACCGACCCGACGCTGTTCAGCTACCTGAGCGACACGCCCGCCGACGTCGAGATCGTCCTCGGCGACGGGCGTTCGGCGCTGGCCGACGCCCCCGATCATCACTACGGCATCATCGTGGTGGACGTGTTCAGCTCGGATGCCATCCCGGTGCACCTCGTGACGGCCGAGGCGGTGCAGATGTACCGCTCGAAGCTGGCGCCGGGCGGCGTGCTGGCTTTCCACACCAGCAACCGTCACATCGACATCGAGCGCGTCGTGGCTGGGGTCGCCGCACATCTGGGCCTCACGGGCGTGGTCCGCAGCGACGCGGGAGACCCCGTCCGGGGCAGGCTGAACTGGGTGGTCCTCGCCGAATCCCCCCAGGTCCTGCAACCTCTCGCGGAGAGGTCGCCACGCCCCGGGCGCGACGGTGGCGTCGCCGGGCTCGGCGACGGCCCACAGAGCGTCTCGGGTGGGACGTGGCGACCGTTGACGGCGGAAGCCGGGGGCGCGCCGGTCTGGACGGACGCCTTCTCCGACGTCGTCCGGGTCGTGCGCTGGCGGTAG
- the argJ gene encoding bifunctional glutamate N-acetyltransferase/amino-acid acetyltransferase ArgJ, whose protein sequence is MSGFGPRDRAALTTTEGGVTAPSGFRAGGVFAGLKRSGRPDVALVVSDVPATAAVALTTNRVRAAPCVITARNAADGHARALVVNSGNANACTGPDGLAAAEATTEAVATHLGIDPTDVLICSTGVIGVPLDLARLLAAIPRVVADLSDDGGGRAARAILTTDTTTKEVAYRVEDATGACTVGGMAKGAGMIEPTMATVIGLITTDAPLTPAVLRPIVRQVVARTFNRISIDACGSTNDTVAVLANGNATQPPTLATFRAALEAVCADLARAVVADGEGTTKVAELHVVGARSEDDAVALARAVAASTLFRAALAGADPNWGRVLAAMGATDVDFDPERVTVRFAGVTVCRFGVATSFDRGQAAAALSKRDVEVTVDLGLGGAEATFLTADLTPAYVRFNAEYTT, encoded by the coding sequence GTGAGCGGCTTCGGTCCCCGCGACCGTGCCGCGCTCACCACGACCGAGGGTGGGGTCACGGCCCCCTCGGGTTTCCGTGCCGGGGGGGTGTTCGCCGGGCTGAAACGGTCGGGGCGCCCGGACGTGGCGCTGGTGGTCTCCGACGTGCCCGCGACCGCCGCCGTGGCGTTGACGACGAACCGGGTGCGGGCGGCCCCGTGCGTGATCACGGCCCGGAACGCCGCCGACGGGCACGCCCGCGCCTTGGTGGTCAACAGCGGGAACGCCAACGCCTGCACCGGTCCCGACGGCCTCGCTGCCGCCGAGGCGACCACCGAGGCGGTCGCCACCCACCTGGGGATCGACCCCACCGACGTCCTGATCTGCTCCACCGGGGTGATCGGGGTGCCGCTGGACCTGGCGCGACTGCTGGCGGCGATCCCCCGGGTCGTCGCGGACCTCAGCGACGACGGTGGGGGGCGGGCCGCTCGGGCCATCCTCACCACCGACACGACCACCAAGGAGGTCGCCTACCGCGTCGAGGACGCGACCGGGGCGTGCACGGTGGGCGGCATGGCCAAAGGCGCGGGGATGATCGAGCCGACCATGGCCACGGTGATCGGCTTGATCACGACCGACGCCCCGCTCACCCCGGCGGTGCTCCGCCCGATCGTCCGCCAGGTCGTGGCACGCACGTTCAACCGCATCAGCATCGACGCGTGTGGGTCGACCAACGACACCGTCGCGGTGCTGGCCAACGGCAACGCCACGCAACCCCCGACCCTGGCCACGTTCCGCGCTGCCCTGGAGGCGGTCTGCGCGGACCTGGCCCGGGCGGTCGTCGCCGACGGTGAAGGCACCACCAAGGTCGCCGAGCTGCACGTGGTGGGGGCCCGCAGCGAGGACGACGCGGTCGCTCTGGCCCGGGCGGTGGCCGCGTCGACGTTGTTCCGGGCTGCGCTGGCGGGGGCGGATCCCAACTGGGGGCGGGTGCTGGCCGCGATGGGCGCCACGGACGTGGACTTCGACCCGGAGCGGGTGACGGTCCGGTTCGCAGGGGTGACCGTGTGCCGCTTCGGGGTCGCGACCTCGTTCGACCGTGGGCAGGCTGCGGCGGCCTTGTCCAAGCGCGATGTGGAGGTCACCGTCGATCTGGGGCTCGGCGGGGCCGAGGCGACGTTCCTCACCGCCGACCTCACCCCCGCCTACGTCCGCTTCAACGCCGAGTACACGACCTGA